A stretch of Lathyrus oleraceus cultivar Zhongwan6 chromosome 6, CAAS_Psat_ZW6_1.0, whole genome shotgun sequence DNA encodes these proteins:
- the LOC127097817 gene encoding calvin cycle protein CP12-2, chloroplastic encodes MYSIKLNLIFINTKKKKNSIAATMAATMAGMSLSTPRVVFKAPESLQKSQTIRFAPVFVLNQRRTGTVSSGRMVSIRPVRASPDSITGKVEESIKNAEEACAGDAASGECVAAWDEVEELSAAASDARDKKKVSDPLEEYCKDNPETDECRTYDN; translated from the coding sequence ATGTACTCCATTAAATTAAACCTCATCTTTATTAacaccaaaaaaaaaaaaaactcaataGCTGCAACTATGGCAGCAACAATGGCTGGTATGAGTCTTTCAACTCCTAGAGTAGTTTTCAAGGCACCAGAATCGCTTCAAAAGTCTCAAACCATTAGGTTCGCACCAGTGTTTGTGCTCAACCAAAGGAGAACCGGCACAGTCAGTTCGGGCAGGATGGTAAGCATTCGACCCGTACGGGCATCACCGGATAGCATAACTGGAAAGGTGGAAGAGAGCATAAAGAACGCGGAGGAGGCATGTGCAGGAGACGCCGCTAGCGGCGAGTGTGTGGCGGCGTGGGATGAGGTGGAGGAACTGAGCGCGGCGGCAAGCGACGCCAGGGATAAGAAGAAGGTATCGGACCCACTGGAGGAATACTGCAAGGACAACCCGGAGACTGACGAGTGTCGCACCTATGATAACTGA